One Felis catus isolate Fca126 chromosome D2, F.catus_Fca126_mat1.0, whole genome shotgun sequence DNA window includes the following coding sequences:
- the NOC3L gene encoding nucleolar complex protein 3 homolog isoform X2 translates to MKARRNKKQIPSFRKLLKTSKVKLENKLKNKQFKQQSTLKKYRKEQRKLRQAVKDAVSKKPIPLEDPREKQPGKRIETEEEEEEEALPLDMMDEDDLQLMRDLGQRASFLTRDLSSSEPVHVKKRKHERIIEKYEKIPRTLQTAPEKELIHLLPIKDKSGIIPQTREKPVTDNNQDEEDEEEMELEEEIIEDPIRELTLEEHLIERRKKLQEKKMHIAALASAILSDPESNIKKLKELRSMLMEQDPDVAVTVRKLVIVSLMELFKDITPSYKIRPLTEAEKSTKIRKETQKLREFEEGLVSQYKFYLENLEQMIKDWKQRKLKKSNVVSLKAYKGLAEVAVKSLCELLVALSHFNFHNNIIVLIVPLMNDVSKSISEMCCEAVKKLFKQDKLGQASLGVIKVISGFVKGRNYEVRPEMLKTFLCLRIKEVEVKKDTEDINKPKKFMTFKEKRKTLSRMQRKWKKAEEKLERELLEAEASESTEKKLKLHTETLNIVFVTYFRILKKAQRSPLLPAVLEGLAKFAHLINVEFFDDLLVVLHTLIESGDLSYQESLHCVQTAFHILSGQGDVLNIDPMKFYTHLYKTLFKLHAGATNEGVEIVLQCLDVMLTKRRKQVSQQRALAFIKRLCTLALHVLPNSSIGILATNRILMHTFPKTDLLLDNESQGSGVFLPELDEPEYCNAQNTALWELHALRRHYHPIVQRFAAHLIAGAPSEGSEALKPELSRRSATELFETYSMAAMTFNPPVQSSSSKRKDEVLQGDAFLNEDLNQLIKRHCSEVATHLPLDFSRYSTTSLRRRFVFK, encoded by the exons GTAAAAGGATTGAGacggaagaggaggaagaagaggaagcccTTCCTTTAGATATGATGGATGAAGATGACTTACAGTTAATGAGAGACTTAGGACAAAGAGCATCTTTTCTAACAAGAGATCTTTCTTCTAG TGAACCTGTTCATGTCAAGAAACGAAAGCATGAGcgtattatagaaaaatatgaaaaaataccaAGAACTCTGCAAACTGCACCGGAGAAGGAACTGATTCACTTGCTTCCTATCAAGGATAAAAGTGGTATAATCCCACAGACCAGGGAGAAGCCAG TTACTGACAATAACCAAGATGAAGAGGATGAAGAAGAGATGGAACTTGAGGAAG AGATCATTGAAGATCCCATTCGAGAACTGACATTAGAAGAACATTTAattgagagaaggaagaaactacAGGAGAAGAAAATGCATATTGCAGCCTTGGCGTCTGCCATATTATCAGACCCAGAAAGTAAT attaaaaaattgaaagaattacGTTCCATGCTGATGGAACAGGATCCTGATGTGGCTGTTACTGTTCGAAAATTGGTGATAGTTTCCCTGATGGAGTTATTTAAAGATATTACTCCTTCATATAAAATACGACCCCtcacagaggcagagaaatcTACCAAG ATTCGCAAAGAAACCCAAAAGTTAAGAGAATTTGAAGAAGGCCTGGTTAGccaatataaattttatttggaaaatctgGAGCAAATGATTAAag ATTGGAagcaaaggaaactgaagaaaagtAATGTAGTTTCCTTAAAGGCATACAAAGGACTGGCAGAAGTGGCTGTGAAGAGCCTGTGCGAGCTGTTGGTGGCGCTGTCTCATTTCAACTTTCACAACAACATCATTGTACTGATTGTCCCTCTCATGAATGACGTGTCAAAATCG atatctGAAATGTGTTGTGAGGCAGTAAAGAAACTGTTTAAACAAGATAAATTAGGCCAAGCTTCCCTTGGTGTAATTAAAGTGATTTCTGGTTTTGTGAAGGGCAGAAATTATGAAGTTAGACCAGAG ATGTTAAAAACATTCTTGTGCTTAAGAATCAAGGAAGTAGAAGTGAAAAAAGATACAGAGGACATTAATAAACCAAAAAAGTTCATGActttcaaggaaaagagaaaaactctttcaagaatgcagagaaag tggaagaaagcagaagagaaattggAGAGAGAGCTTCTAGAAGCAGAAGCTTCAGAGAGCACTGAGAAAAAACTTAAACTG CACACAGAAACTTTGAATATTGTGTTTGTAACCTACTTCAGAATATTGAAGAAGGCCCAGAGGTCACCTCTCCTGCCAGCAGTTCTAGAAGGTCTTGCCAA GTTTGCTCACCTTATAAATGTCGAGTTTTTTGATGATTTATTAGTAGTACTGCATACTCTCATTGAATCTGGT GACCTGAGCTATCAAGAAAGCCTTCACTGTGTCCAGACtgcttttcatattctttctggTCAAG GTGACGTTCTGAATATTGATCCAATGAAATTCTATACACATCTATATAAAACACTGTTCAAGTTACATGCAg GTGCTACCAACGAAGGCGTCGAGATTGTACTCCAGTGCCTTGACGTCATGCTAACTAAGCGCAGAAAGCAAGtttctcagcagagagcccttgCCTTCATCAAGCGTCTTTGTACCCTCGCTCTTCATGTTCTTCCAAATTCAAGCATTGGCATTTTAGCAACTAACAGAATATTAATGCAT ACTTTCCCAAAAACAGATTTGTTGCTTGACAATGAATCTCAGGGAAGTGGGGTTTTCCTTCCTGAACTGGATGAACCTGAGTACTGTAACGCCCAGAACACGGCTCTTTGGGAATTGCATGCACTCCGG AGACATTACCATCCCATTGTGCAGAGATTTGCAGCTCACCTGATCGCCGGAGCACCTTCTGAAGGCTCGGAAGCGCTCAAACCAGAGTTGAGCCGGAG ATCTGCTACAGAACTTTTTGAGACTTACAGCATGGCTGCAATGACATTCAATCCTCCTGTTCAGTCTTCAAGTTCCAAAAGGAAG GATGAAGTTTTACAAGGGGATGCATTTTTGAATGAAGATTTAAATCAACTAATCAAAAGACATTGCAGTGAAGTCGCTACTCACTTGCCTCTGGATTTCAGCAGATATTCGACAACATCACTGCGGAG